GGGCATCGCGCATGCGTGCGAAAACACCCACATTATCAACGAATTAGGGATCCCGGTGGTTAGTTTGGGATTGACCGACGCAGTCTTGGTGGCGACGCCGGACGGCATTTTGGCGGCCGATAAGTCAGCGGCGACACAGTTGAAGGACGTCGTTTCCCACCTGCAGAGTCGTCCCATGTACGAGGAGCGGATTTGGGGCACGTATCGGGTGCTTGATTATCAGAAATTGAGCGATGATACGGAAGTACTCACCAAGAGTATCGAGCTCTATCCAGGGCAAAACCTTAGCTACCAAAAGCATATGCTTCGCAGCGAGGTGTGGACGGTCATTGAGGGCCATGGAGAAGTCGTCCTCGATACGACTCGTTTCGTCGTCGGTCCCGGCGACGTCGTGCGCGTATATGCAGATCAGTGGCACGCGATTCGCACGGACAAAGGGTTGAAGTTTATCGAAGTCCAGCGTGGATCGAAACTGGTGGAAGAGGATATTGTGCGGCGCTATTTGACCTGGGATGAAATTGAGCAAGCGCTTAGCATCGGCTTGACCCGGCGTTAATGGTCTGACGACGCGTCGGGTCTGTTTTTATACACCAGCAACACGAGGAACTCACAGGGGGAATTACCGGTATTCACATAGGTGTGCTCAAGGTTGGCCTGAAAGTGAAGCGCGTCTCCTTCGTGTAATGCAATGCGTTCATCTCCCAGGAGTAGCGTCAATTCTCCATGTTTCACCCAGACCCCTTCTGTGACATCGGCACCGTGTGGCTCTGCTACATGGGCACAGCCTGAAAGGAGCCGCGAAGCAAATAAATCGGTCGGTTGTGGGTGGCGAATGGCAAGCAGATTTTGGACGACATAGTTACCGCCATCGTCGAGGACAATCGGTTGGTCTGCTTGGCGGATAATCGTTGCGTGTGGCGCTTCGTGGCCTTGGAGAAAGATTGAGAATGGGACCTGCAAGCCACTCGCGATTTTCCACAGTGTTACCACGGTTGGGTTCGATTCTCCGCGCTCAATTTGACTTAGCATGGGCTTGCTGACGCCCGTTAAATTAGCCAAGTCATCCAGTGTGAGACGCCGTTCTTTTCGCAACGACCTCAGAACATATCCAATATGCCGTGTGAGATTCTCCGCTTCCATTCGCGCCCCCCTCTTTCGAAATATATTATAGCATACAAAAATATGTTATGTTATCATTATGATATTTTCGTCAGGGGGTGGATAGGTGGGGTGGCTCTTTTGGGAAACCGTCGTCATTGGTGCCGGAACCTATCTGATTCGCGCACTGTCGCTGAGCGGCGGTAGTCGAATCCGCTGGCCCGACGCCGCAAAGACTTGGTTGTCCTTCGTCGCACCGGCAGTTCTCGGCGCATTGCTTGGACCACTTGTGTTTCTGCCGGGGAATCACTGGGTGCCCCTGCTGCACAATCCAACCTGGATGGCGGCGGTGCCAACTGTGATTGTCGGGGGTGTGAGTCGGAATTTATTTCTGACAGTGGCCGTCGGGGTGGGGTGCTTTGCGCTTATTCGCCAGTTTGTCTGACATGGGGGTTTTCGGATAGATGACACGAACATGGATTGCAAAGGGACTGCGCGATGCGCTGCCGATCGTTTTCGCGTACTTTCCAGTGGCGGTGACTTTCGGCGTGATCGCCACCAGCAATGGTGTTCCTTGGCTGATTGTGTTTTTGATTTCTGCATGGGTCTACGCGGGCGGTGCGCAGTTTATGTTGCTCAGCCTCGCGTTGTCCGGCACATCTCCCCTGTCGGCAATTGTGACCACCTTACTGGTGAACTTGCGGCATTTTCTTTATGGAACGTCACTCGGACCCGCGTTCACTAGGTGGTCGGAATCCCAGCGATGGATGATGGCCTTCGGTTTAACCGACGAGGTGTATGCCGTGACCAGTAGCCGAGTGCAGCAAACGCTACCTGTCGTGGGCTATCAGATACCGCTTGTCTATTCGTGTTATGGTTCGTGGTTGGCAGGGACCGCTGTGGGGGCAACCATTGGCAAGAGCGTTCCTGCTGCGGTCTCCGATGCGTTGGGATTCGCTTTACCAGCACTGTTTCTCGCATTATTAATGGCAGGTAAGCGCTCGCTGCCCTATTTCGTCGCCGCCATTTTCGGCGCACTGCTGGCTTGTCTGGCAGATATGGCGCAGCTCGGAAATGTCGGAATGGTCCTCGGTGCAGTGGTAGGGGCGACGGCGGGGATGTTTCTCGAGAAACGACGTATATACAGACAGGGCGTGCGCCATTGACTCCTTTTGCACACGCCCTGTCCAATATGTGAGATATTCGTGTAACCGCTGCGCCGTCGCATTCAACGGCGCTTTTCGTTAACGTTTTGGATCATATGGCACCCCATCCGCCGCAGGTGGAGTGGATCGGCCTACGAGTCCGGTCAATGCGATAATGGTGAGCGCGTACGGAATCATCTGCAGCAGGTTTGACGATACGCCGTTGCCCTGCAGGACGATACCCAGCGCCGTGGAGAAGCCGAAGAGAAGCGCTGCGCCGAATGAGCCCAGTGGCGTCCACTTGCCGAAAATCATGGCAGCCAGCGCGATATAACCGCGGCCGTTGGTCATGTTGACCGAGAAGCTGTTGAGGACGCCAATCGACAAGTAGGCGCCACCTAAAGCCGATAGCAGTCCACCGATGATGACCCCGGCATAGCGCAAACGCCATACGTTGATACCGACGGTGTCGGCGGCTAGGGGGTTCTCGCCGACGGATCGCATACGAAGCCCGAGGCGGGTATGAAACAGAAACCAGTGCGACAAGATGACGATGACAATCATCACGTAGACGAGGATACTCTGGTTGGTGAAAATCTGCCCGACATACGGAATTTTGTCGATTCCCGGCAAGCTTACATTCGGGAGTTTTGGCGTCGTCGGCGGTGTTCCGCTGAAGCCAAATACAGTGTCGAGCAAGAACGCGGTCAATCCCGCAGCAAAGATGTTGATGGCCATTCCTAAGACAACCTGGTCAGCGGAGACGCGGATGGCGCCCCAGGCAAAGGCCGCTGAAGTCAATCCGCCGATGATGAGTGCCATCAATAGCCCAATCCAGGCGTTGCCTGTCCAATAGGAAAACGCAACCCCAAAAAAGGCGCCCATTAGCATGATGCCTT
Above is a genomic segment from Alicyclobacillus acidoterrestris containing:
- a CDS encoding helix-turn-helix domain-containing protein, giving the protein MEAENLTRHIGYVLRSLRKERRLTLDDLANLTGVSKPMLSQIERGESNPTVVTLWKIASGLQVPFSIFLQGHEAPHATIIRQADQPIVLDDGGNYVVQNLLAIRHPQPTDLFASRLLSGCAHVAEPHGADVTEGVWVKHGELTLLLGDERIALHEGDALHFQANLEHTYVNTGNSPCEFLVLLVYKNRPDASSDH
- a CDS encoding AzlD domain-containing protein; the protein is MGWLFWETVVIGAGTYLIRALSLSGGSRIRWPDAAKTWLSFVAPAVLGALLGPLVFLPGNHWVPLLHNPTWMAAVPTVIVGGVSRNLFLTVAVGVGCFALIRQFV
- a CDS encoding AzlC family ABC transporter permease is translated as MTRTWIAKGLRDALPIVFAYFPVAVTFGVIATSNGVPWLIVFLISAWVYAGGAQFMLLSLALSGTSPLSAIVTTLLVNLRHFLYGTSLGPAFTRWSESQRWMMAFGLTDEVYAVTSSRVQQTLPVVGYQIPLVYSCYGSWLAGTAVGATIGKSVPAAVSDALGFALPALFLALLMAGKRSLPYFVAAIFGALLACLADMAQLGNVGMVLGAVVGATAGMFLEKRRIYRQGVRH
- a CDS encoding ABC transporter permease, with translation MSIFADAQIWSSTLSMAVPLALPAIGGTFSERTGVVNVAMEGIMLMGAFFGVAFSYWTGNAWIGLLMALIIGGLTSAAFAWGAIRVSADQVVLGMAINIFAAGLTAFLLDTVFGFSGTPPTTPKLPNVSLPGIDKIPYVGQIFTNQSILVYVMIVIVILSHWFLFHTRLGLRMRSVGENPLAADTVGINVWRLRYAGVIIGGLLSALGGAYLSIGVLNSFSVNMTNGRGYIALAAMIFGKWTPLGSFGAALLFGFSTALGIVLQGNGVSSNLLQMIPYALTIIALTGLVGRSTPPAADGVPYDPKR